DNA sequence from the Desulfomicrobium escambiense DSM 10707 genome:
GTTCTTCAAGACCACGAGCCTGGACGTGCTCCTGCCGCGCCTGCTGGCCGACGCGCCCATCACGCGGCGCGACTTGGCGCGCCTGGCCGAAGGCGGCATCTGCCTGCAGTGCAACACGTGCACCTACCCCAAGTGCACCTTCGCCAAGTAGGCCCACCCCCTGAAACGCACGAATCCCCGCCGGCGCATGTCGGCGGGGATTCTTTTTTGCATCGGGACAAGCCTTGCCCCGGGCCGGATCATCGATTATCGACCCGGAATCAACACCCGGAGCGCTCATGATCAGCATCGACCAGATCGTCCTTTTCAGCCTGGCGTCCCTCGTCCTCATCTTCACGCCCGGCCCCGACATCATCTACGTCCTGACCCGCGGTGTGGCCCAGGGGCGCAGCGCCGCCCTGGCCGCGGCCCTGGGCTTCAGCCTGGGCAACATCGGCCACACCCTCCTGGCGGTCTGCGGCCTCTCGGCCATCCTGGCATCCTCGGCCGTGGCCTTCACCGCGGTGAAGATCGCGGGCGGGCTCTACCTCCTCTACATCGGCTGGAAGCTCTGGGCCGCCGACCCGTCCCTCGCCCTCGGCGGCGGGGGCGAACACAAGGCGGCCCGCGTCATCTTTCGCCAGTCCGTCATGGCCAACATGCTCAACCCCAAGGTGGCCATCTTCTTCCTGGCCTTCTTCCCGCAGTTCGTGCGCCCGGCGCAGGGGCACCCGGCGCTGCAGATGACGGTCCTGGGCCTGACCTTCGTCGTCCTGACCATGTTCGGCTTCGGCCTGGTGGCCCTGGG
Encoded proteins:
- a CDS encoding LysE family translocator, which gives rise to MISIDQIVLFSLASLVLIFTPGPDIIYVLTRGVAQGRSAALAAALGFSLGNIGHTLLAVCGLSAILASSAVAFTAVKIAGGLYLLYIGWKLWAADPSLALGGGGEHKAARVIFRQSVMANMLNPKVAIFFLAFFPQFVRPAQGHPALQMTVLGLTFVVLTMFGFGLVALGAGALNTRLTARPSLSAWLHKGAGAILMLLGLRLLWADR